The Fibrobacter sp. UWB5 genome contains a region encoding:
- the rsmG gene encoding 16S rRNA (guanine(527)-N(7))-methyltransferase RsmG, producing the protein MANNWSKKPFSKAPSRNASAAGRDFVPHLKAPRTDFPLFNGKRVTPSLAGLDKLLHYYGVELQPETLKQIWEFHQLLRANNDDQDLTRLNAFETMVERHYADCTLINAYVPKWPARMIDVGSGAGFPGLPLKIVNPSIRLTLCEPRPNRINFLNMVIEKMGLKGIDVFGHKVTSRSMTIPVDGVISRAFELMEKTLPRIANSLKVGGRVFFMKGPAVADELKTFHPEDFGYKFVGKHFYTIPNSTQERALIILERVE; encoded by the coding sequence ATGGCAAACAACTGGTCTAAAAAGCCCTTCTCGAAGGCTCCTTCCCGCAATGCGTCCGCTGCCGGCCGCGACTTCGTGCCGCACCTCAAGGCTCCCCGTACCGACTTCCCGCTCTTTAACGGCAAGCGTGTCACGCCATCGCTCGCGGGCCTCGACAAGTTGCTGCATTACTACGGCGTAGAACTCCAGCCCGAAACCCTCAAGCAGATTTGGGAATTCCACCAGCTGTTGCGCGCCAATAACGACGACCAGGATCTGACGCGCCTCAATGCGTTTGAAACGATGGTAGAACGCCATTATGCCGACTGCACGCTCATCAATGCGTACGTGCCCAAGTGGCCCGCTCGCATGATCGATGTCGGTAGCGGCGCCGGTTTCCCCGGACTCCCGCTCAAAATCGTGAACCCTTCCATTCGACTCACGCTGTGCGAACCGCGCCCCAACCGAATCAACTTCTTGAATATGGTCATCGAAAAAATGGGCCTCAAGGGTATCGATGTGTTCGGCCACAAGGTCACTAGTCGCAGCATGACCATTCCGGTTGACGGCGTCATCAGCCGCGCCTTTGAACTGATGGAAAAGACGCTCCCGCGCATCGCCAATTCGCTGAAGGTGGGCGGCCGCGTGTTTTTCATGAAAGGCCCCGCCGTTGCCGACGAACTCAAGACTTTCCATCCCGAAGATTTCGGCTACAAGTTCGTGGGCAAGCATTTCTACACGATCCCGAACAGCACGCAAGAACGTGCCCTGATTATCCTCGAACGCGTAGAGTAG
- a CDS encoding NUDIX hydrolase, with amino-acid sequence MEFESIEKIHQGKFITRYDIHYKTVSGKPKTYEMISRNPDITGLKDMLEKKPHAVVMIMHDCTGQKLLLCKEYRMAVGESIYNFPAGLIDPGETYEEAAARELREETGLSLMRIDEVWKPSYSAVGFSNERNVVVVGVAGGEIRPSDSELEEIQAQWFDKKQIREILKDERLSARTQTYCALWSRQ; translated from the coding sequence ATGGAATTTGAATCGATCGAAAAAATCCACCAGGGCAAATTCATTACCCGCTACGACATTCACTATAAAACCGTCAGCGGCAAGCCCAAGACTTACGAAATGATCAGCCGCAATCCCGACATTACGGGCCTCAAGGACATGCTTGAAAAGAAACCGCATGCGGTCGTCATGATTATGCACGACTGCACTGGCCAAAAACTCTTGCTTTGCAAGGAATACCGTATGGCCGTGGGCGAGAGCATCTACAATTTCCCGGCTGGATTGATTGATCCGGGCGAAACCTACGAAGAGGCGGCTGCCCGCGAACTCCGCGAAGAAACGGGCCTTTCTCTCATGCGCATCGACGAAGTCTGGAAACCGAGCTATTCCGCCGTCGGATTTTCCAACGAAAGAAATGTGGTCGTGGTAGGCGTTGCCGGCGGTGAAATCCGCCCCAGCGATTCCGAACTCGAAGAAATTCAGGCGCAGTGGTTCGACAAGAAACAAATTCGTGAAATCCTGAAAGACGAACGCCTCTCCGCCCGCACGCAGACCTATTGCGCCCTCTGGAGTAGACAATAG